In the Stigmatella erecta genome, one interval contains:
- a CDS encoding RNA polymerase sigma factor yields the protein MPIDVEAYYRRYGPQVLRRCRFLLRDEEKAVDAMHDVFVQLLRHQDRLRHTAPSSLLHQIATRECLNRLRGTRRRPEDREDELMLRIASAEDTEARTVARGLLDRLFGQVPASSRDIAVLHLVDGMTLEETAREVGMSVSGVRKRLRALSSVLQELEAA from the coding sequence GTGCCAATCGACGTGGAGGCCTACTACCGGCGTTACGGGCCTCAGGTGCTTCGGCGCTGCCGCTTTCTCCTGCGAGATGAAGAGAAGGCCGTGGATGCCATGCACGATGTGTTCGTTCAGTTGCTGCGCCATCAGGACCGCTTGCGGCACACCGCCCCGTCGAGCCTGCTGCACCAGATCGCCACGCGGGAGTGCCTCAACCGGCTGCGCGGGACGCGCCGCCGCCCCGAGGACCGCGAGGACGAGCTGATGCTGCGCATCGCCTCCGCGGAGGACACCGAGGCGCGCACGGTGGCGCGGGGGCTGCTGGACCGGCTGTTCGGGCAGGTGCCCGCCTCCAGCCGGGACATCGCCGTGCTGCACCTGGTGGATGGCATGACGCTGGAAGAGACCGCCCGCGAGGTGGGGATGTCCGTCTCCGGAGTGCGCAAGCGCCTCCGGGCCCTGTCGTCCGTGTTGCAGGAACTGGAGGCCGCATGA
- a CDS encoding thioredoxin family protein, with translation MFRCSACGALNRVSQPAPVGTPSCGRCHGALDLSGKPQPVDGEGLSRVVVSSPIPVLLDLWAPWCAPCRAAAPVLEALGQASAGRLLVLKLNTEEHPEVASSLGVRGIPCFVLYANGREVARRSGLMPGAEMSRWVSESLGGGVGMRL, from the coding sequence ATGTTCCGATGTTCAGCCTGTGGCGCGTTGAACCGCGTCTCCCAGCCCGCGCCGGTGGGCACGCCCTCGTGTGGGCGGTGCCATGGCGCGCTCGACCTCTCGGGAAAGCCCCAGCCGGTGGATGGCGAGGGGCTGTCGCGTGTGGTGGTCTCCTCTCCCATTCCGGTGCTGCTGGACCTGTGGGCCCCCTGGTGCGCGCCTTGCCGCGCGGCGGCCCCCGTGCTGGAGGCGCTGGGCCAGGCCTCCGCAGGCCGGCTCCTCGTGCTCAAGCTGAACACGGAAGAGCACCCGGAGGTGGCCTCGTCCCTGGGCGTGCGCGGCATCCCCTGCTTCGTGCTCTACGCGAATGGACGCGAGGTGGCGCGCCGCAGCGGGCTCATGCCCGGCGCGGAGATGAGCCGCTGGGTGTCGGAATCCCTCGGAGGCGGCGTGGGGATGCGGCTGTAG
- a CDS encoding nicotinate phosphoribosyltransferase: protein MEECAALYTDLQAFAMVDAYLDGGMLDEAVFSLFVHQLPPGLHFLAACGLEDALRSLETLCFPREALDYLASLRCFSDRLLSYLERFRFSGEVSAVPEGTPVFPQEPLVEVVAPLPEAQLVETLLLNQLHLPTLTASKAARVVMAAGGRPVMDTGLRRMYGLELGTKMARAAFIAGVQGTSNVLAGHRYGLPLVGVLEHSFVQAHEDELESFRAFASGFPEMALQVDTYDTLRGVQYVIRLARELGEGFRVRALQLSSGDLLALSRAARSLLDEAGLQRMKLFANGHLDEARITWLLEQGAPLDGFCLGPVLSVSPDVSALEIAYKLVSYAGKDRIKLSSQQALYPGRKQVFRVEEGGTARRDVLARHGEALPGRPLLRPVMRGGLRLEGACPPLREVREYAQRALEQLPPELRDLKHSQPAYRVEVSPVLAWTREQLIDAWAASP, encoded by the coding sequence ATGGAGGAGTGCGCCGCGCTGTACACGGACCTGCAGGCCTTCGCGATGGTGGATGCCTACCTCGACGGGGGCATGCTCGACGAGGCGGTGTTCAGCCTCTTCGTCCACCAGCTTCCGCCGGGCCTCCACTTCCTGGCCGCCTGTGGGTTGGAGGACGCCCTGCGCTCGCTGGAGACGCTCTGCTTCCCGCGCGAGGCGCTCGACTACCTGGCCTCGCTCCGGTGCTTCTCGGACCGGCTGCTCAGCTACCTGGAGCGCTTCCGCTTCAGCGGCGAGGTGTCCGCGGTGCCCGAGGGCACGCCGGTGTTCCCGCAGGAGCCCCTGGTGGAGGTGGTGGCCCCGCTGCCCGAGGCGCAGCTCGTGGAGACGCTGCTGCTCAACCAGCTTCACCTCCCGACGCTGACAGCCTCCAAGGCCGCGCGGGTGGTGATGGCGGCGGGAGGCCGGCCGGTGATGGACACCGGGCTGCGGCGCATGTACGGCCTGGAGTTGGGCACGAAGATGGCGCGCGCGGCCTTCATCGCCGGCGTGCAGGGCACCTCCAACGTGCTGGCGGGGCACCGCTACGGGTTGCCACTGGTGGGGGTGCTGGAACACAGCTTCGTCCAGGCCCACGAGGACGAGCTGGAGTCTTTCCGCGCCTTCGCCAGTGGCTTTCCCGAGATGGCGCTCCAGGTGGACACCTACGACACGCTGCGGGGCGTGCAGTACGTCATCCGCCTGGCCCGGGAGCTGGGAGAGGGCTTCCGGGTGCGCGCGCTGCAATTGAGTTCCGGAGACCTGCTGGCCCTGTCCCGCGCGGCGCGGTCCCTGCTGGACGAGGCAGGGCTCCAGCGGATGAAGCTCTTCGCCAACGGCCACCTGGACGAGGCGCGCATCACGTGGCTGCTCGAACAGGGCGCCCCCCTGGATGGCTTCTGCTTGGGCCCGGTCCTGAGCGTCTCTCCGGACGTCTCCGCGTTGGAGATCGCCTACAAGCTCGTGTCGTACGCGGGCAAGGACCGCATCAAGCTCTCGTCCCAGCAGGCGCTCTACCCGGGGCGCAAGCAGGTGTTCCGGGTGGAGGAGGGCGGCACGGCGCGGCGGGACGTGCTGGCACGCCATGGCGAGGCCCTGCCAGGCCGGCCCCTGCTGCGGCCGGTGATGCGGGGCGGCCTCCGGCTGGAAGGCGCCTGCCCGCCCCTGCGGGAGGTCCGCGAATACGCCCAGCGGGCGCTGGAGCAGCTGCCCCCGGAGCTGAGGGACCTGAAGCACTCCCAGCCCGCGTACCGGGTGGAGGTCAGCCCGGTGCTGGCCTGGACGCGCGAGCAGCTCATCGACGCCTGGGCCGCGAGCCCATGA
- the rpsD gene encoding 30S ribosomal protein S4, translating to MARYTGPRGRRARRLFVALTHLSTKDPDKDPSLRRPYPPGQHGPTQKTKMTDYGLRLMEKQKLKLSYELLEKQCRRYVDRAKRSGSNATRVLIRLIESRFDAMVLRAGYATSIRQARQFVRHGYFTVDGKKANLPGMEFKPGTVVELRERFLQHPLFVEIRQKTAHRGLPPHVAHLEGGKGFRVLSRPEDVDPPVALDLVKIIEFYA from the coding sequence ATGGCTCGCTACACAGGCCCTCGTGGCCGCCGCGCCCGCCGGTTGTTCGTGGCCCTCACGCATCTGTCCACGAAGGACCCGGACAAGGACCCGTCGTTGCGGCGTCCGTACCCGCCGGGCCAGCATGGGCCCACCCAGAAGACGAAGATGACGGACTACGGGCTTCGGCTGATGGAGAAGCAGAAGCTCAAGCTGTCCTACGAGCTGCTGGAGAAGCAGTGCCGCCGGTACGTGGACCGGGCCAAGCGCAGCGGCTCGAACGCCACCCGGGTGCTCATCCGCCTCATCGAGTCGCGCTTCGATGCCATGGTGCTGCGCGCCGGCTACGCCACCAGCATCCGCCAGGCGCGGCAGTTCGTGCGCCACGGCTACTTCACGGTGGATGGCAAGAAGGCGAACCTGCCCGGCATGGAGTTCAAACCCGGCACGGTGGTGGAGCTCCGGGAGCGGTTCCTCCAGCACCCGCTCTTCGTCGAGATTCGCCAGAAGACGGCGCACCGGGGCCTGCCCCCGCACGTGGCACACCTCGAGGGCGGCAAGGGGTTCCGCGTGCTCTCCCGCCCCGAGGACGTGGACCCGCCGGTGGCACTGGACCTGGTGAAAATCATCGAGTTCTACGCGTAA